cctagccagagcaattagacaacaaaaggagatcaaggggatacaaattggaaaggaagaagtcaaaatatcactatttacataTGATaagatactatatataagtgatcctaaaaattccactggaGAACTACTAAAACTGAAACAAGTACAGtgcagtagttggatataaaattaactcaaacaaatcagtggccttttactacacaaaggataaacaagctgacaaagaaattagggaatatatataagaaattaggaaattatattatttgtgataacagtcacaaataatataaaataccttgcatgaccctaaggaattgaaagatctgtatgataagaacttcaagtctctgaagaaagaaattgaagatctcagaagatggaaagatctcccatgttcatggattggctaCCTTGCTGAatgcaatctgcagattcaatgcagtccccatcaaaattcaaactcaattcttcaccaagttagaaatgaatttgcaaattcatttggaataacaaaaatcctaggatagcaaaaactattctcaatgataaaagaacctctggtggaatcaccattcctgatcacaagctgtactacagagcaactgtgattaaaaacaaaaaaacaaaaaaaccaaaaaaaaaaaaaaaagcctgcaggGTACTggaacagtgacagacaggtagatcaatggaatagaattgaagactcagaaatgaaacaacacaactatggtcacttgatctttgacaagggagctataaccatccagtggaaaaaggacagcattttcaacgaatggtgctagcacaactggtggttatcatgtagaagaatgaaaattgatccattcttatgtccttgtacaaagctcaagtcctagTGAATCAAAgatctccaaataaaaccagagacactgtgtggggagctgccctcacattcgccattacaagatggcgctgacatcctgtgttctaagtggtaaacaaataatctgcgcatgtgccaagggtagttctccaccccatgtgctctgccttccccgtgacgacaactccgccgatgggctgcagccaatcagggagtgacacatcctaggcggaggataattctccttaaaagggacagggttttgccattctttctcttgctttcttgttctttttcttgcttttttgctctctcttgctcttgctcttgctctcttgctctcttgcactcttgcactcttgctctctggctcctgaagatgtaagcaataaagctttgccgcagaagattccggtttgctgcgttcttcctggccggtcgtgaacgagTGTAAGAAcactgaggagaaagtagggaaaagccttgaagatatgggcagaggtggaaaattcctgaacatatcagcaatggcctgtgctgtaagatcaagagtcgataaatgggacctcataaaattgcaaagcctctgtaggggaaaagatactgtcaataagacaaaaaaggccaccaacagattgggaaaaaatttaccaatcctaaatcagatagggaactaatatccaatacatacaaagaactcaagaagatggactccagaaattcaaataatcccattaaaaatggggtacagagctaaataaagaattatcaactgaggaataccaaagggctgagaagcacttgaaaaaatgttcaacatcctcaatcttcagggaaatgcaaatcaaaacaaccctgagattcacttcacaccagtcagaatggctaggatcaaaaatttaggtgacagcagatgctggtgaggatgttgagaaacaggaacactcctccattgctggtgggatggcaagctggtacaaccactctggaagtcagtctggtggttcctcagaaaactggacctagtactaccagtagatcaagcaattcctctccttggcatatacacagaagatgttccaacttgaaataaggacacatgatccactaagttcatagcagccctatttataattgccaaaagctggaaagaacccagatgtccctcaacagaggaattgatacagaaaatgtggtctatttacaaaatggagtactgctcaacaattaaaaacaatgaattcatgaagttcttatgcaatggatggatctggaagataccatcctgagtgaggtaacccaaccacaaaagaacacacatgatatgcactcactgataagcagatactaccctagaaacttagactactcaagataccatttgcaaaatatatgaaacccaagaagaaggaagaccaaagtgtggattctttgttccttcttagaatggggaacaaaatacccatgaaaggagttacaaagtttggagctgagatgttagtaaggaccatccagagactgccccgccctgggatctatcccatataaaaccaccaaacacagacaccattgcatatgccagcaagattttgctgacaggaccctgatatagctctcttttgtgaggctatgccagtgcctggcagatacagaagtggatgctcaaagttaTTTATAGGATGGCACAcagagcccccagtggaggatctagagaaagtacccaaggaactgaaggtgtctgcaaccctataagagaaCAAAATTATTAACTACCCATTACCCCcaaagctcctgtctctagctacatatgtagcagaggatagtttagttggccatcaatgataggataggcccttggtcttgcaaagattaaatgccccagtacaggggaatgccagggtcaggaagctgtaattggtgggttggggagcagggcaggtgagggtataggggactttcagagaggaaactagaaaaggggatagcatttgaaatgtaaatgaagaaaatatctaatgagaaAAAGACACTGGTAATGGCAGAGGACTTATAAACTATGGAGTTAGTGCCACAGATAATTGTAAGATTTCAAACATTTTATGAAACATGTACAACCATGATAagttattatatttatgaagAGCTAGATGCTATCACTTCTTAAATGATAAttgacacatgtatatacatatgcacatcatttttaatGCATACCTACCCACACAATTTTTTATAACAGAGTCTATGTAACATTGCTCATATATCTATGTGTCTAGGGCTAACAATTTGGGATTAGGCCTACAAATGATGATAggaccttataaaattaaaaCCTTCCTATAGCAAATGAAATACTCTGTCCAGTGAACATGGAGATCACACTGTGGTACAGATCCTTTTTAAGCTATACATTTGTTATGGGTtagtattcaaaatatacaaagaactaggAAAATAGATTAAGACAGCTAATAAAACCACCCAATTAAAAATCACATATGGATCTGAACAGAGAAAtttggaaaatacaaacaaacaaaatggttgAAATAAGATCAGGAATTTTCGGGGTGACAGGGCTGTAATGGGAGATGGATACAAACACTCTACCCCTTGTAGTGGAGGTATTACCAATTGTTACCTGCTGGGTGAGAGACAGTTCTTTATGAGTGTATGTTCTTATGAATGGACCATGTTCCAgtggaaaatttaaaaacatatggaCAGGCACAACTTGGTCTAAATggtttagaaaaaagaaattagttgTGGTGTTTAGGGAAGGGAATGATTCTGGGAAGAGTTTGTGCACTGATAAATATTATCCAAATAGGCTAAGTAGTTGTTGGAAACTTTCAAAGTACGAATAAAAGTAGCCAagaagtatatttttaaagtgttcaaAATTTTTATCAGAGTAATGGAAATTGAAGGTTCTTGGAGATTCCATCTAACCCTAgtaagaatgactaagatcaagaaaacaattgtccacaagagggagagagggtctAGGGAAAGGGGAACCCTCAGTCActgttgctgggattgcaagctggcacaggAACCAAAGAAGTCAGTGTGGAGAATTCTTACAAAACTACAGGGAAATCTCCATGgcacagctgtaccactccttaGCAAATGCCCAGGACTCAGGATCCTACCTTACATTTACTGGCTCAACAATTTCTATTGTGTCTGAGTTTTCACCAGCTATAGAAACTAAAGGACATAATGTCCTTCAAATGAAAAAATGGATCATGAAAAAGTGGGACTCATTTTTGAGggtgtatctttctttttttttctttttttattgtactgtatgattttatatattttttatttttttaattaggtattttcttcatttatatttccaatgctatcccaagacacccccatgccctccccgcccccaactcccctacccacatatttccatttcttggccctggtgttcccctgtactgaggcatataatgtttgcaagaccaatcagcctctctttctactgattgccgactaggccatcttctgatacatatgtagctagagactcTTATCTAATGAACAGACAAGTTGATAGAGAGAGAAGTAGCCAGAGCAGAGTGGTTTATCTCCTTGTATCTAACCCTCTGCTCACCCTTGATGCACACCAAATGCATCCTGTACtatgcctggcaacctgagttcaagtctcagacACCACATAGTAGAGGCATCAAACAGGTTGCCattagctgtcctctgacctccacatgagttCTATGGCACATGAGTTCTCTCTGTACATACAATAAGTGTAtagataaatacaaaacaaattttaagaaaatggtaATGTTCACATGACAGACTTCTCTTCCGTTTAGTTACAGAAAGCATGCTTTTGTCCTAAAAAAAGGTCCTCTAGTTTAGCCTAACTCCAAAGTGTCTCAAACATTCCATTTCACTTGGACTTGGACAAACATTGAGGACCTACCAGTTTTTATAATAACTGAGAGTTGCTGTAGGTTGTCAGAAGACATGTCCCAATTGAAATCACATCTTCTCCATCAACATGGTATTGTCTACATATTCTACCATGTGGGCCAGTGTTGtgaatagccctggggctaattatatttggtgTTAAATCTGTCCTCCTATGAGGggttgcaaacaaggaatgagtcagcactaaGGTGAATTCCtgaaaacctgcttcccaccttaattagaAATATAAAGGAGAGTTGATGATTGGGCAGAAAAAAAGGAGGGTGGAGCAGaattggggagagggaagaaatacaaaatggaaGAGGGGTAGGACAAAGAGGAAGAGCAAGGAAGAGGAGtatgagggagaggagggggaggaggggaagaggaagaggaagaggaagaggaagaggaagagagcagaagcacagggccaggagaaactgcaagttctaaggggtctcatagatgtagaagatggtagtgtagtagcagatctgcccaatctaggtgcacagcatgtaatcattttaagtgtgttgtgttttcattgccaggtcataactgggttggagagatttactgaAACAGGCCAAAGGCCATTACTTATTGCTACAAAGAACCTCTAAAGAAATTTCAGTGACCAACCTAGCATGAAAAAATACCCTATAGCTGCCCAAGATCTTTCGAAAATAACCTGCTGATCACAGAAAATTCAAATGGACAACAAATCTTAATGGCTCATACCAGCCAACATTATGACAAGCCCATATTATACCTTCTGAATGGGACTCTGCACCCTGTGTGTAGAACACAGAGAAAAAGTGTATACACTTTTTCATAATTAGAATTGAAATAGGCACCTTTAGTTCCTCAATgtgcatctttaaaaagaaggacGTTGTCTCCATGCTCTGAGGACGTTCCTCAGCCAAATATGAAGCTAAGCCCTCTTCCAATCAATAGTCTTCATCGTAGTCTTCTGGTGAGAAATACCTGCACGTTACACTGTCAGACCTTTACTAGTTTTCTTCTTCTCACCATCATTCATATCTGGAAGGTTCTCCATCAGTTCTCAGCTCAACCAAGGCTCATATATCCTTGCATGTAACATCTTTTATCTAATTTGTAAAACTGCTTATTTGGTGTGATATCTCTTTAACAAACAGATGAAAGCTATAAAGTTCTTGAGGTATTTGAAACGAGAAGATACGTTCCCCATTAGTTTAATAAATAGAAACATTCCATATTGAATACAACATATAAATTCTATGGATTTTGACAACTTCTTACCTAaagtaaacttttatttattgtaGAGACAAAACAGCTTTGTGTTGTAACTTTATAGAAACAATGATAATTTGAAATTTGTGATAAGCCAGGCAGCATTCTCAAGGTATATAATATGTGCAGTGTATTTCTATTAGTTGATACATACTAATTGCTAAGatcttttttttactttgataaGAGGTTTTCAGAATAACCAAATAAAATAGTCACGTTCATTAACCAATGTTTTGTGGGTTCATAAAGGAACTTTAAAGAGGTTAATTGCCATACTCAAAATACACGAAAGATTAGGCAACAAGCTGTGGCCAGATCTCTTATATTTTACCTCTATCCCATATTCCACCTTAACTCCTGTGTTTTAGAGTGATGCCTTCTGTCATTTATTGAGattatttgttttccttctttagaGCCTGATAGGAGCCCAAGGTTGAAAGACATCTCTTGACAGATGGTctctctacttcttctccttGATCTTTGCCTCTACTAATTATCTCCTTTGAGATTTGATGTTAAACCATCAATAAATTACCCATATTCActagaaatatacaaagaaatgaaGGGGATTTTTTGACAGTTATCACAAGTAATAGCTCACATATGTGATCCCTCCTACAGAAATAGTGTAGATTTTTAAGGATAATTTCGAGTTCTGTTGGGTTTTTACACATGTGCAGAACAGAACACCCCCACTGTCTCAGAGTCCAGGATGCAATACAGGAGAGCATAAGAAGATGCAAGTTCTCAAGCTGTGACCCATCTTACCAAGAGCCTCCTGTGGGTAACCAGAGTCCTGATGCCTGTGAGACAGGAAGAGGGCTAGCCCTCCCATGTGCCTAAGTGGGGCATGTGCAAGACCAGAGACTTCAGATTCCACTGGGGGTTAACATACATTCTTTGCAGAACATATTTGAATACATGATGATGCTTGGACAAGATTCACTACAAGAAGACATAGCAATGGACTACAAAGAGCTCCTTCAGTTTTCCAACATCATTTCAGTGTCTGTGGCCCACCTGCTCCAACCACTGCCCTACTTCCCAACATCTCATTTGGCATTCACATATGATATAATACCTTGGAAAACTGAAGATGCTCAACACTCTACATGAGAAGGGGGAACTTCCTCCCTCGTAGCAGAGGGTGTGTAAGAACTGTAACTGACTtaaacacaggatgtggtagGAATTTTGCTAATGCCACTAAAACACAAAGCTTGACTCTTACAGatttaaattgaaagaaaaataactcagAAATATTATTAAGAGATTTAAATGCCAGGctgtttagaattaaaaaaaaaaacgggaggaagaaaaatgtttatcTTAAGAAGATTTTTAATATATGCTACAAAGAAACAGTTTCCAGACTTTTTGAACAGTAGCTAAAGATTCATTAGAGAAAATGTGGGCCTGGAAGGATGGCTCTGAGGTAAAGAATACTAGGTGCTCTTTTGAAAGATCTAGGTTCAGTTCTAATACCCACGTAGCAGCTCATAGCATTCTGGACCTCCAGTGCTTGGGGATTGGCCCTCTGCTCTCCACAGacaatagccacacacacacacatacagtctgCCAAATCACTTATAGAACAAAAATAAGtacatctttctttaaaaatgtagaaagaaTGTGCCAACTAATCTCTCATTGAAACATTTGACcaaacacaagtgcacacacttcTGGTGTCAACGCATGATAAAAATGAACTGTTATAATACTGAAATATCAATTTTATCTATCAGATTAGGATGaggaatataagaaaaacattataCTACTTATGTCAAtctgcaataaaaacataaattccAGTCCACAGTAAATTCACAAAGCAAAAAACTGCTTTCCCCCAAGGCTCAATAAACCTGGTAGTATGTAAATGACTCCGTGCAATTCCACAGAGAGAAGAGTCTGGTTTCTACATTCTCTGGTGTCTGTCCTCAAGTGAGACATCTGATGCTACCAGCGCTtgataagaaacaaaaaaagagatcATAAAGCAATAAGAAAGTGAAAAGAGGGTGCAGAACAAACTTTGCTTTACTTAAAAAAGGCATTCTTCTCTAGGATACATTGTGTGGTTCAGCATTCTCTAATGGCCAGTTCTGTACAGGACACTGGTAGGAAGGGTACAATGAGAAATTgcataataaaaatctttaacaTGAGCATGGTGGCCTTTGAGCATGCATATTTTAGAAAGTGCTACTTAGATCAATTCTGTGATGATCAGGAATGACAATAATGAGTCTGAAGTATAAGATGTGCTTCTTAACTCATAAATCACAGACTACACATGTTTTTAAGAGGTCATGTCCCATTATACAATTacataagtatgtatgtgtatatatatattatatggatatatatatatatacatatatatatatatatacacacacacacacacacacacacacatatatatgtgtgttgttaTTTGTGTGGGTAGTTTAATATGTATGTAAAATAGTATTCTCACTGCTTAGCTAATTCACTTTGAGAACTctatataaaatcattttaacaaATGAATATTATTAATTAACATATAAATATGGGTGGCATGTATGACAGCGGGACTCCATACAGAGAATGAAAACAGCAGGAAGTTCTATAACTTTTGGTGTGTATGTACTGTGCGAAATGGGATAAAACACATAGAGAACAGTGGTCATGTATGACATGATGACACTTCTTAAGACTGGGTACTAGCTTAAGGCCCTCTCTACCGTATGCATGTCATTTCTTATAGATCAGTACTCATTTTCTGAAAGTAAAAACATTGTAGAATCTCAGACATGTGGAACGACACATGGATTTAAATTCCCAAGTATGGAGATGCTCCTGGACCACACTCTTGTGAGATGTGTTCAGACACTTTGGCTTCTACAGAACATCTCACTCTAGCTACATTCTTACAAACTCTCTCTCTTAAACTCACTTCTCTAGGGGCACAATGAGGCCATCTTACTTTCTCTATAATGGCTCTGAGTAGGGAGTTCACAATGTTACCTCACAGGAGGATTATTGATAATACCTGAATCATGCAAAGAACTGACTCTCCAGTCTACCTAGTCAAACTCTGCTCCAGACTTTCTGAGGAGAGCATCCTGCaagttcaaaacataaaaatccttTGTTCCATgagctttataaattacaaagtgCCTAGCTCTTTACTTCCCTGACCACTGGGACGTAAATActccagcagatgggaaacagggGAAGATAGCAAGGCCCCTTCATCATTATTAATGGGAGGGCTGATGTTACTGAACACACAAAGCAACATCATGATAGTAGGCTTCAGGACATTGGCACATCAAAGAGATCTTAATGATAACAGACTCTCCCAGTTCCCATCAAAGAGTGCCTTCTCTAAGTGTGGACCTTTCTCTGCCCTATAAATATAGGCTGGCTATTCATTCTCCACACATTGGGCTCCTGCTCACCAATCCTCCAGGTGACTCCCAGCCATGAAGACACttgtcctcctctctgccctcatCCTGCTGGCCTACCAGGTCCAGACTGATCCTATCCAAAACACAGATGAAGAGACTAATACTGAGGAGCAGCCAGGGGAAGATGACCAGGCTGTGTCTGTCTcctttggaggccaagaaggATCTGCTCTTCATGAAAAATGTGAGTAATGGTACCCAGTGTGATGGATGCTTGCAGTCTCCTGAGGGAGGGATGAAGATGAGTCCTAGAATCCTGGTAGAGTAATGTGGCTCCTAAGGCAACTCTATTTAATTCCTTTTAtagtcataacagtagcaatgagaggaaagtaattttaattgaatttctTTCTTATAAGTCTTTTACTGTAAAAAGATACACATGGGAATTTCAACACTGACCTTACTCCAATACTCTGATTAGATGCCTATAGAACAGGATTAGTCTTGGGTATTagtagaaatttttctttctctaaaggAACTTTGAATCAATTTAAGAGTATACAAAAGAGTCTACACAGTGACAAAAGGAGCACAGAAAATAAAGACA
The Mus musculus strain C57BL/6J chromosome 8, GRCm38.p6 C57BL/6J genome window above contains:
- the Defa21 gene encoding alpha-defensin 21 precursor codes for the protein MKTLVLLSALILLAYQVQTDPIQNTDEETNTEEQPGEDDQAVSVSFGGQEGSALHEKLSRDLICLCRNRRCNRGELFYGTCAGPFLRCCRRRR